In Manis pentadactyla isolate mManPen7 chromosome 3, mManPen7.hap1, whole genome shotgun sequence, a single window of DNA contains:
- the LOC118927339 gene encoding olfactory receptor 1G1-like encodes MKPANHSLSVSEFLLLGLSEQQKQQPLLFGTFLSMYLTTVVGNVAIILAISSEPRLHTPMYFFLANFSLTDLCLSSTAVPRMLLNIQAHRHTVSYAGCLSQIYFFLGFIGLDVFLLAVMAHDRFVAVCHPLHYALVVRPRRCVLLVAMPLVLAHSCSLTHTLLLARLSFCTQNIIPHFFCELLPLLTLSCSSTYANRCVLRFWGGALTILIPLLIIISYIRTVAAIVRVPSASGRWKAFSTCGSHLSAVCLFCVSAVGVYFIPSAADSAGKDRIAAVMYAVVTPMQNPFFYSLRNKDVKSALGRLLSGRALPCP; translated from the coding sequence AtgaaaccagcaaatcacagccTCAGTGTCTCtgaattcctcctcctgggcctgTCTGAGCAGCAGAAACAGCAGCCCCTCCTCTTTGGCACCTTCCTAAGCATGTACCTGACCACCGTGGTAGGGAATGTTGCCATCATCCTGGCCATCAGCTCTGAGCCacgcctccacacccccatgtacttcttcctggccAACTTCTCCCTCACGGACCTGTGCTTGTCATCTACCGCGGTCCCCAGGATGCTGCTGAACATCCAGGCCCACAGGCACACGGTCTCCTACGCTGGGTGCCTGTCTCAGATCTACTTCTTCCTGGGGTTCATTGGTCTGGACGTTTTCCTCCTGGCAGTGATGGCACACGACCGGTTTGTGGCCGTCTGCCACCCGCTTCACTACGCCTTGGTCGTGAGGCCCAGACGCTGTGTGCTGCTGGTGGCCATGCCCCTGGTCCTTGCTCATTCCTGCTCTCTGACCCACACCCTCCTCCTGGCTCGGTTATCCTTCTGCACTCAGAACATCATCCCCCACTTCTTTTGTGAACTTCTCCCCCTGTTGACGCTCTCTTGTTCCAGTACTTATGCCAACCGCTGTGTGCTGAGATTCTGGGGAGGGGCTTTAACCATCTTGATCCCCTTGCTGATCATCATTTCCTACATCCGCACTGTGGCTGCCATTGTGAGAGTCCCATCAGCAAGTGGGAGGTggaaggccttctccacctgtggctCCCACCTCTCAGCAGTTTGcttgttctgtgtgtctgctgtcgGGGTGTACTTCATTCCCTCTGCTGCCGACTCGGCCGGCAAGGACAGGATTGCAGCCGTGATGTACGCGGTGGTCACCCCCATGCAGAACCCTTTcttctacagcctgaggaacaaggACGTGAAGAGCGCCTTGGGGAGGCTCCTGAGTGGAAGGGCGCTGCCGTGCCCGTGA